A genomic segment from Diceros bicornis minor isolate mBicDic1 chromosome 5, mDicBic1.mat.cur, whole genome shotgun sequence encodes:
- the FAM219B gene encoding protein FAM219B isoform X3, whose product MATAEPSGHAARASSPGPRPGGAPDRAAGAAGPPSGRSRSRVPRLGERTPAAVEKRGPYMVTRAPSIQAKLQKHRDLAKAVLRRKGMLGASPKRPDSSGKRSVKFNKGYTALSQSPDENLVSLDSDSDGELESRYSSGYSSAEASPERLSAQGQAAGSFTTTAKCLSGACCIHGTVPVFRR is encoded by the exons ATGGCGACCGCAGAGCCCAGCGGGCACGCGGCGCGAGCGTCTAGTCCTGGACCTCGGCCTGGCGGGGCCCCAGACCGCGCGGCGGGAGCTGCGGGGCCGCCCTCCGGGCGAAGCCGCAGCAGAGTCCCCCGGCTGGGGGAGCGGACCCCGGCGGCTGTGGAGAAGCGGGGGCCGTACATGGTGACGCGAGCGCCTTCCATTCAGGCCAAGCTGC AGAAGCACCGGGACCTGGCCAAGGCCGTTCTGCGGAGAAAAGGCATGCTGGGGGCCTCACCGAAGCGCCCTGACTCTTCAGGGAAAAG GTCAGTGAAGTTTAACAAGGGCTATACTGCCCTTAGTCAGAGTCCAGATGAAAACCTGGTGTCCCTCGACTCTGACAG TGATGGGGAGCTGGAATCCAGATACTCTTCCGGGTATTCCTCTGCAGAGGCAAGTCCAGAGCGCCTTTCTGCGCAAGGCCAGGCTGCAGGCAGCTTCACCACCACTGCCAAATGCTTGTCTGGTGCCTGCTGTATTCACGGCACTG
- the FAM219B gene encoding protein FAM219B isoform X4, translating into MATAEPSGHAARASSPGPRPGGAPDRAAGAAGPPSGRSRSRVPRLGERTPAAVEKRGPYMVTRAPSIQAKLQKHRDLAKAVLRRKGMLGASPKRPDSSGKRSVKFNKGYTALSQSPDENLVSLDSDSDGELESRYSSGYSSAEASPERLSAQGQAAGSFTTTAKCLSGACCIHGTVPVFR; encoded by the exons ATGGCGACCGCAGAGCCCAGCGGGCACGCGGCGCGAGCGTCTAGTCCTGGACCTCGGCCTGGCGGGGCCCCAGACCGCGCGGCGGGAGCTGCGGGGCCGCCCTCCGGGCGAAGCCGCAGCAGAGTCCCCCGGCTGGGGGAGCGGACCCCGGCGGCTGTGGAGAAGCGGGGGCCGTACATGGTGACGCGAGCGCCTTCCATTCAGGCCAAGCTGC AGAAGCACCGGGACCTGGCCAAGGCCGTTCTGCGGAGAAAAGGCATGCTGGGGGCCTCACCGAAGCGCCCTGACTCTTCAGGGAAAAG GTCAGTGAAGTTTAACAAGGGCTATACTGCCCTTAGTCAGAGTCCAGATGAAAACCTGGTGTCCCTCGACTCTGACAG TGATGGGGAGCTGGAATCCAGATACTCTTCCGGGTATTCCTCTGCAGAGGCAAGTCCAGAGCGCCTTTCTGCGCAAGGCCAGGCTGCAGGCAGCTTCACCACCACTGCCAAATGCTTGTCTGGTGCCTGCTGTATTCACGGCACTG